AGAAGGCATGCCATCTTTTATAGCTGTTTGTGCAGCTTTTGAAAATCATCCGGCCAAGCATCCTCAACAGTAATCGTTTCGCCACTCAGCGGATGACAGAAGGTAAGACACTCTCCGTGTAGCGCCTGCCTGCCAAAATCAGTAGCACGCCCCCCGTATAATACATCCCCAAGCAACGGGTAGCCAGCATGACTAAGATGTACGCGAATCTGGTGCGTCCGTCCTGTCTCCAGCGTCAGATATACGAGACTCACTGCACTTGAACCGCTTCCCCATACTTCCCCGAGTTCAATATGGGTAACCGCCTTCTGCCCAGTCGGAGATACACGACGGCGCTGCTTATGATGCCTGTCCTTGCCAATCGGCCAATCCAACGTTCGCAGCGATGGAGGTACTTTCCCTCGTACCAAAGCTACATACCGGCGGTCGATATCCTTAGCTCTCATTTGCTCGTCCAGCTTGAGCAACGCAAACTCATTTTTGGCATATAGCACTGGGCCCGTCGTATCCACATCCAGACGATGTACATGCCGTACCACCGCATGAATGCCATTCATCTCATAGTAGGATGCGACAGCATGATCCAACGTCAGCGGACCATCCTGCACACCACCGTCCGGATGTACTGCCATACCTGCTGCTTTATGTACTACCAGGCAAAAATCATCTTCATACAGTACCTTCAAATCATACCAGCGAGGGGTGATGCCAAGGTTCATTACAGGAAAAAGGGCCAGCCGCAGCCGGTCCCCTGTAAGTTCAATCTCTTTATCATGGCGCAGTCTGCGCCACAGCTTTTCCGGTAATTCCAAACGATTCAGCAACCACTGATCTACAGCATCAGCGCTGTTTTTTTCCCCGTCTGTGATTTCCCGTCCTGGCGTGACTTCCAGCCACGGTCCTCTTCTTTTCCAGCCACCTTGCCAGCTCATAGACGTTTGAGCGCGCGATAGTTCGCCTCAATGGTGGCATCAATATCCTCTACCGTATGCATGCCCGATACAAACATACCCTCAAATTGAGATGGTGCTACACTGACTCCCTCATTCACCATTTCAGTAAAGTAACGACGGAAGTGGTCCTGATTACTCGTTTTAGCTGTATCAAAATTGACAACCTTTTCTTCTGTAAAAAATGGACAAACCATGGAACCCACGCGATTGATCGTGACAGGGATACCTAGCTCGTTCGCATTACGTTCGAATCCGGCTTGAAGTCGTGCTGCCCGCTCTTCCAAGCGATCGTATACTTCTGGCGTCAGCAATTTAAGTGTCGAATAACCTGCTGCCATAGCCAGCGGATTTCCGCTAAGCGTACCCGCTTGATAAATGGGCCCCGATGGAGCAATCCGCTCCAGAATATCACGACGTCCGCCGTAAGCACCTACAGGGAGTCCACCACCAATCACTTTACCCAAACAGGTAAGATCCGGTGTCACACCAAAGCGACCTTGAGCCGAATGAAGTCCAACCCGGAATCCAGTCATCACTTCATCAAAAATCAGCAGACTTCCGTACTGCTGGGTTACCTCACGCAAACCTTCCAAAAATCCAGGCTGTGGCGGTACAACTCCCATATTGCCTGCTACTGGCTCGACAATAATTGCGGCAATCTCTTCGCCAAATTTCTCAAAAGCTAGCTTCACCGAAGCTAGATCATTATAAGGGACAGTGATGGTATGGGTGGCCACAACTTCAGGCACACCGGGACTATCGGGCAAGCCTAATGTGGCAACACCAGAGCCTGCTTTAATCAGCAAGCTGTCCGCATGACCGTGATATGATCCCTCAAATTTAAGAATTTTACTACGGCTCGTAAATCCGCGTGCGAGTCGAATCGCACTCATAGTCGCCTCAGTACCGGAGTTAACCATACGTACAATGTCCATAGAAGGAACACGCTCACATACGAGCTTGGCCATTTCGGTTTCTGCCAACGTTGGTGCGCCGAAGCTGGTTCCTTTTACAACAGCAGCCTGTAAAGCTTTAACCACTTCGGGATGTGCATGGCCCATAATAAGCGGTCCCCATGAACATACATAGTCTAAATAGGATTGACCATCAATATCATATACGCGCGATCCTTCGCCATGGTCGATATACACAGGTGTAATCCCAACAGATTTAAAAGCCCGTACCGGGCTGTTTACGCCACCCGGAATGTATTGTTTTGCCTCATCAAAGGCTACTTTGGAGTTCGTATCCTTGCGCACTGTTCGTT
The Paenibacillus peoriae DNA segment above includes these coding regions:
- a CDS encoding RluA family pseudouridine synthase — translated: MSWQGGWKRRGPWLEVTPGREITDGEKNSADAVDQWLLNRLELPEKLWRRLRHDKEIELTGDRLRLALFPVMNLGITPRWYDLKVLYEDDFCLVVHKAAGMAVHPDGGVQDGPLTLDHAVASYYEMNGIHAVVRHVHRLDVDTTGPVLYAKNEFALLKLDEQMRAKDIDRRYVALVRGKVPPSLRTLDWPIGKDRHHKQRRRVSPTGQKAVTHIELGEVWGSGSSAVSLVYLTLETGRTHQIRVHLSHAGYPLLGDVLYGGRATDFGRQALHGECLTFCHPLSGETITVEDAWPDDFQKLHKQL
- the hemL gene encoding glutamate-1-semialdehyde 2,1-aminomutase encodes the protein MIDEQRTVRKDTNSKVAFDEAKQYIPGGVNSPVRAFKSVGITPVYIDHGEGSRVYDIDGQSYLDYVCSWGPLIMGHAHPEVVKALQAAVVKGTSFGAPTLAETEMAKLVCERVPSMDIVRMVNSGTEATMSAIRLARGFTSRSKILKFEGSYHGHADSLLIKAGSGVATLGLPDSPGVPEVVATHTITVPYNDLASVKLAFEKFGEEIAAIIVEPVAGNMGVVPPQPGFLEGLREVTQQYGSLLIFDEVMTGFRVGLHSAQGRFGVTPDLTCLGKVIGGGLPVGAYGGRRDILERIAPSGPIYQAGTLSGNPLAMAAGYSTLKLLTPEVYDRLEERAARLQAGFERNANELGIPVTINRVGSMVCPFFTEEKVVNFDTAKTSNQDHFRRYFTEMVNEGVSVAPSQFEGMFVSGMHTVEDIDATIEANYRALKRL